One genomic region from Neisseria weaveri encodes:
- the gloB gene encoding hydroxyacylglutathione hydrolase produces the protein MKIVPVRAFQDNYIWLLQEGGKAVCVDPGEAGPVLAYLKQHGLALEQIWITHHHHDHIGGIAGLLESFPQCRIFGNHDIGAADNQVAEGSRWQWENCSVEVWETYGHTDSHLSYIVSVSDNKHVFCGDTLFSAGCGRIFTGTAQQMFASLQRYLTLHEATLFYPAHEYTAANLRFAAHIEPENQDIARAAASEKMPTLPVRLEHECKVNPFLRVHVLAIARRVEALSGKALHNDLEVFAAMRELKNRF, from the coding sequence ATGAAGATTGTGCCGGTTCGGGCATTTCAAGACAATTATATTTGGTTGCTGCAAGAAGGCGGTAAAGCGGTTTGCGTCGATCCCGGAGAGGCCGGGCCTGTATTGGCTTATCTGAAACAGCACGGCTTGGCGTTGGAGCAGATCTGGATTACCCATCATCATCATGACCATATCGGCGGCATTGCCGGGTTGCTGGAGTCTTTTCCGCAATGCCGTATATTCGGCAACCACGATATTGGTGCGGCGGACAATCAAGTTGCCGAAGGAAGCCGTTGGCAGTGGGAAAATTGCAGCGTAGAGGTGTGGGAAACATACGGCCATACCGATTCCCATCTCAGCTATATTGTTTCTGTTTCCGACAATAAACATGTATTCTGCGGCGATACCTTATTCAGCGCGGGTTGCGGCCGGATTTTCACCGGAACGGCGCAGCAGATGTTTGCCAGTTTGCAGCGTTACCTGACCTTGCATGAAGCAACCCTGTTTTATCCGGCGCACGAATATACGGCGGCCAATTTGCGCTTTGCCGCACATATCGAGCCGGAAAACCAAGACATCGCACGTGCCGCTGCGTCTGAAAAAATGCCTACATTGCCGGTGCGTTTGGAGCACGAGTGTAAGGTTAATCCTTTCTTGCGGGTGCATGTGCTGGCGATTGCCCGGCGTGTTGAAGCCTTGTCGGGCAAAGCCTTGCATAACGACTTAGAGGTGTTTGCAGCGATGCGTGAATTAAAAAACCGTTTTTAA
- a CDS encoding NUDIX hydrolase: protein MDLTETKISSEPIFEGTFLTISRDKIRLPNGKESSRLVARHPGATCVLAVTDDDKVILVRQWRYALGKPLLELPAGKLDVDGEDTEACALRELEEETCYRAERAKLVHTFYTAPGFCDEKMYLYLAEGISEGSSLENDEDEFTETVLMSREEIKAAILNNEIEDGKTLVGLQYWLLNS from the coding sequence ATGGATTTAACGGAAACCAAAATCAGCTCCGAGCCGATTTTCGAAGGAACTTTTTTAACCATCAGCCGCGATAAAATCCGCCTGCCCAACGGCAAGGAAAGCAGCCGCTTGGTTGCCCGCCATCCCGGAGCGACTTGCGTGCTGGCGGTAACCGATGACGACAAAGTAATTTTAGTGCGCCAATGGCGTTACGCTTTGGGCAAACCGTTGCTGGAATTGCCGGCAGGGAAGTTGGATGTGGACGGGGAAGACACTGAAGCCTGCGCTTTGCGCGAGCTGGAAGAGGAAACCTGTTACCGTGCCGAGCGGGCAAAATTGGTGCACACTTTCTATACTGCGCCCGGTTTCTGTGATGAAAAAATGTATCTCTATTTGGCCGAAGGTATCAGCGAAGGCAGCAGCTTGGAAAACGATGAAGACGAATTTACCGAAACCGTATTGATGAGTCGCGAAGAAATCAAAGCGGCCATTCTCAATAATGAAATCGAAGACGGAAAAACACTGGTCGGCCTGCAATATTGGTTGTTGAACAGCTGA
- the bioA gene encoding adenosylmethionine--8-amino-7-oxononanoate transaminase translates to MLTLEHLDFDRKHIWHPYTSMIRPLPVYPVASSNGMYLTLADGRRLIDGMSSWWCAQHGYNHPELVEAAKKQLDIMPHVMFGGITHEPAVELCRELLAVLPQGLECIFLADSGSVAVEAALKMALQYWHARGEPRSRFLTVSCGYHGDTFGAMSVCDPINSMHTLYKRFLPEHIFAAAPQSRFGGVWQPEDILPFQTALEAGHHNIAAVILEPVLQGAGGMRAYHPEYLRQVKKLCDEYGILLILDEIATGFGRTGKLFACEHADVVPDIMCIGKALTGGMMTLSATITRRHVAETLCGGEAGVFMHGPTFMGNPLACAVAAANLKILKRGHWQQQVAAIEQHFQTVLPKFSAYPEVADVRIIGAVGVVETRRPVDMAAMQAFFVEQGVWIRPFGKLVYLMPPYIIQPDELKTLTDAVEQAVQRPDLFAV, encoded by the coding sequence ATGCTGACTTTGGAACACTTGGATTTTGACAGGAAACATATTTGGCATCCTTACACTTCGATGATTCGCCCTTTGCCGGTGTATCCGGTTGCCTCCAGTAACGGGATGTACTTGACCTTGGCTGACGGGCGCAGGCTGATAGACGGCATGTCTTCTTGGTGGTGTGCGCAACATGGATACAATCACCCGGAATTGGTCGAAGCGGCCAAAAAACAGTTGGACATTATGCCGCATGTGATGTTTGGCGGTATCACACATGAGCCTGCGGTTGAATTGTGCCGGGAATTATTAGCGGTTTTGCCGCAAGGTTTGGAATGTATTTTTTTGGCGGATTCCGGTTCTGTTGCGGTGGAAGCCGCATTAAAAATGGCTTTGCAGTATTGGCATGCGCGGGGTGAGCCGAGAAGCCGTTTTCTAACCGTTTCCTGCGGCTATCACGGCGATACGTTCGGCGCAATGAGTGTTTGCGATCCGATTAATTCTATGCACACGCTTTATAAGCGTTTTCTTCCCGAACATATTTTTGCAGCCGCGCCGCAAAGCCGTTTCGGCGGTGTGTGGCAGCCGGAAGATATCCTGCCTTTTCAGACGGCCTTGGAAGCCGGGCATCACAATATCGCCGCCGTTATTTTGGAGCCGGTTTTGCAGGGTGCCGGCGGTATGCGCGCTTATCATCCCGAATATCTCCGTCAAGTTAAGAAACTGTGCGATGAGTACGGCATTTTGCTGATTTTAGATGAAATTGCCACAGGATTCGGACGTACGGGCAAATTGTTTGCCTGTGAGCATGCCGATGTGGTGCCGGATATTATGTGTATTGGCAAGGCATTGACCGGCGGTATGATGACGCTGTCGGCCACCATTACCCGCCGTCATGTGGCGGAAACCTTATGCGGCGGCGAGGCAGGCGTGTTTATGCACGGTCCGACATTTATGGGTAATCCTTTAGCCTGTGCGGTAGCCGCAGCCAATTTGAAGATTTTGAAACGCGGACACTGGCAGCAACAAGTTGCGGCCATCGAACAGCATTTTCAGACGGTTTTACCCAAATTTTCGGCTTATCCGGAAGTGGCTGATGTGCGTATTATCGGCGCAGTCGGCGTAGTGGAAACGCGAAGGCCGGTAGATATGGCGGCCATGCAGGCGTTTTTTGTCGAGCAGGGCGTATGGATACGGCCGTTTGGCAAATTGGTCTATTTGATGCCGCCGTATATCATTCAACCCGACGAATTGAAAACATTAACCGATGCAGTCGAACAAGCGGTCCAACGACCTGATTTGTTTGCTGTTTGA
- the radC gene encoding RadC family protein, protein MSIKQWPEGERPREKLLERGAAALSDAELLAVLLRVGTRGMSAVDLARYLLNEFGSLGNLLSAEAKVLSRYKGMGLAGYTQFAVVREIGRRVLSEELRQQPVFTSPENVLDFLRLQLGLEKVEVSMVLFLNQQNQLIAERELSRGTVSENTVYVREVVKLALDQHAASIILAHNHPGGSPEPSPEDVAFTKRLRQALELVDVRLLDHFIVTAQRAVSFAERGLL, encoded by the coding sequence ATGAGTATCAAACAATGGCCGGAAGGTGAGCGCCCGCGTGAGAAATTGTTGGAGCGGGGTGCTGCTGCTTTGAGTGATGCCGAATTGCTGGCGGTTTTATTGCGGGTCGGGACGCGCGGCATGAGTGCGGTGGATTTAGCACGTTATTTGCTGAATGAATTTGGCAGTTTGGGGAACTTGTTGAGTGCGGAGGCAAAAGTATTATCGCGTTATAAGGGAATGGGGCTGGCCGGTTATACGCAGTTTGCCGTAGTCCGTGAAATAGGAAGGCGGGTTTTGAGTGAGGAATTACGGCAGCAGCCTGTGTTTACTTCGCCTGAAAATGTGTTGGATTTTTTGCGTTTGCAGTTGGGTTTGGAGAAGGTTGAAGTCAGTATGGTGTTGTTCCTGAATCAGCAAAACCAGTTGATTGCAGAACGGGAGCTTAGCCGGGGTACGGTATCGGAAAATACGGTTTATGTTCGGGAGGTCGTGAAGCTTGCTTTGGATCAACATGCGGCTTCGATTATTTTAGCGCATAATCATCCGGGCGGTTCTCCCGAGCCGTCGCCGGAAGATGTTGCTTTTACCAAGCGTTTGCGGCAGGCGTTGGAATTGGTGGATGTGCGGTTGCTGGATCATTTTATTGTTACCGCGCAACGGGCGGTTTCGTTTGCCGAACGCGGCTTGCTGTAG